One Azoarcus sp. DN11 DNA segment encodes these proteins:
- a CDS encoding Rieske 2Fe-2S domain-containing protein, whose product MEQRETCARTAQAPIDASRRKIFRIAALGLAAGVGLHGRSALAIEAVPEALRPVVGDRLVEEDAEGEPVPLKLADLRVGKPLLAFPFDTASKKIRSETRMNKVVLLRLPEAELDAETKAVSAGGVLAFSGVCTHMGCDIKTWMVSEKVFACFCHGSKFRPLDHGSVAGGPAPRPLPVLPIKLEGDQLVIAGPFTAPPGFTPQA is encoded by the coding sequence ATGGAACAGAGAGAAACGTGCGCCCGCACCGCGCAAGCGCCCATCGACGCGAGCCGGCGCAAGATCTTCAGGATCGCGGCGCTCGGCCTGGCGGCCGGAGTCGGGTTGCACGGGCGTTCCGCCCTCGCCATCGAAGCGGTGCCCGAAGCGCTCAGGCCCGTGGTCGGCGACCGCCTCGTCGAGGAGGATGCGGAGGGCGAACCCGTCCCGCTCAAGCTTGCCGACCTGCGCGTTGGCAAGCCGCTCCTGGCTTTCCCCTTCGATACCGCCTCGAAGAAAATCCGCTCCGAGACGCGCATGAACAAGGTCGTGCTGCTGCGCCTTCCCGAAGCCGAACTCGATGCCGAGACCAAGGCCGTGTCCGCGGGCGGCGTGCTCGCGTTCTCCGGGGTCTGCACACACATGGGGTGCGACATCAAGACCTGGATGGTGAGTGAAAAGGTCTTCGCGTGCTTCTGCCACGGCTCCAAGTTCCGTCCGCTCGATCACGGATCGGTGGCCGGAGGCCCGGCGCCGCGTCCGCTCCCCGTGCTCCCCATCAAGCTCGAAGGCGACCAGCTGGTCATCGCCGGCCCGTTCACCGCGCCCCCCGGATTCACGCCGCAGGCGTGA
- a CDS encoding PQQ-dependent dehydrogenase, methanol/ethanol family: MKGLMKGIAVCAVAVLPAAVSAALGDYAPVTDARLKNPEAANWLQYRGNYSGWGYSPLSQITDQNVGKLQLAWAFATGQKEGHQSPPIVNNGYMFVTTPGAQVIALEAKTGKELWRYKKELPGEMLQLHPTNRGVALYGDKVYVATIDAHLVALDAKTGKEVWIKQVGDWKALQYITLAPLAAKGKIMVGSSGGETGVRGFVAAFDAETGNEAWRTYTTAAPGEPGGDTWPGETYKNGGGSIWITGSYDPDTNLAYWGTGNPAPWPTEGRKGDNLYTGATIALDVDTGALKTYFQYNPNDAWDWDEVSAPLLIDTEVKGKKVKAAVHAGRNGYLWVLDRTGQKLNFVDAYPFVNNNTIKSIDPKTGRPTFADEHRPGLGKGDVHFCPSLWGGKDWFPEAYNPKTGLLYVPANNNLCAELPEPEPTKYKKGDLYIGYPIEAILTGLRWAKGAKDAPKTMGEVQAWDLKTGKQVWTHKYPTFNWGPLLTTGGNLVFGGGTNDRMFRAFNASTGKVLWETATPSGVTGVPTSFEVDGEQYIAVQSGWGVDAQRMQGGVDRLLGYQTVVPQGGTVMVYKLTK; the protein is encoded by the coding sequence ATGAAGGGTCTGATGAAGGGCATCGCCGTTTGTGCCGTCGCAGTGCTGCCGGCGGCCGTGTCCGCCGCGCTCGGCGACTATGCGCCCGTGACCGACGCGCGGCTCAAGAACCCTGAAGCGGCGAACTGGCTGCAGTATCGCGGCAACTACTCGGGTTGGGGCTACAGCCCGCTGTCGCAGATCACCGACCAGAACGTCGGCAAGCTGCAGCTCGCCTGGGCCTTCGCAACCGGCCAGAAGGAAGGTCACCAGTCGCCGCCGATCGTGAACAACGGCTACATGTTCGTCACGACGCCGGGTGCGCAGGTCATCGCGCTCGAGGCCAAGACCGGCAAGGAGCTGTGGCGCTACAAGAAGGAGCTGCCCGGCGAGATGCTGCAGCTGCATCCGACCAATCGCGGCGTCGCCCTCTATGGCGACAAGGTGTACGTGGCGACCATCGATGCCCACCTCGTCGCGCTGGATGCCAAGACCGGCAAGGAAGTGTGGATCAAGCAGGTCGGTGACTGGAAGGCCCTGCAGTACATCACGCTCGCGCCGCTCGCGGCCAAGGGCAAGATCATGGTCGGCTCCTCCGGCGGCGAGACCGGCGTGCGCGGGTTCGTCGCGGCCTTCGACGCCGAAACCGGCAACGAGGCGTGGCGCACCTACACGACGGCAGCCCCCGGCGAGCCGGGCGGCGACACCTGGCCGGGCGAGACCTACAAGAACGGCGGCGGCAGCATCTGGATCACCGGCAGCTACGATCCGGACACCAACCTCGCCTACTGGGGCACCGGCAACCCGGCGCCGTGGCCGACCGAAGGGCGCAAGGGCGACAACCTGTACACCGGCGCGACGATCGCGCTCGACGTGGATACCGGTGCGCTGAAGACCTACTTCCAGTACAACCCGAACGACGCGTGGGACTGGGACGAAGTGTCGGCGCCGCTGCTGATCGACACCGAAGTCAAGGGCAAGAAGGTGAAGGCTGCCGTGCATGCGGGGCGCAACGGCTACCTGTGGGTGCTGGACCGCACTGGCCAGAAGCTGAACTTCGTCGACGCCTATCCCTTCGTCAACAACAACACGATCAAGTCCATCGATCCCAAGACCGGCCGCCCGACCTTCGCCGATGAGCACCGCCCCGGCCTGGGCAAGGGCGACGTGCATTTCTGCCCGTCCCTGTGGGGCGGCAAGGACTGGTTCCCGGAGGCGTACAACCCGAAGACGGGCCTGCTGTACGTGCCGGCCAACAACAACCTGTGCGCCGAGCTGCCCGAGCCCGAGCCGACCAAGTACAAGAAGGGCGACCTGTACATCGGCTATCCGATCGAGGCGATCCTGACCGGCCTGCGCTGGGCCAAGGGCGCGAAGGATGCGCCGAAGACGATGGGCGAGGTGCAGGCCTGGGACCTGAAGACCGGCAAGCAGGTGTGGACGCACAAGTACCCGACCTTCAACTGGGGCCCGCTGCTCACGACCGGCGGCAACCTCGTGTTCGGCGGCGGCACCAATGACCGCATGTTCCGCGCCTTCAACGCATCAACCGGCAAGGTGCTGTGGGAGACGGCGACGCCCTCGGGCGTGACCGGTGTGCCGACCTCCTTCGAGGTCGACGGCGAGCAGTACATCGCCGTCCAGTCCGGTTGGGGCGTGGATGCGCAGCGCATGCAGGGCGGCGTCGACCGGCTGCTGGGCTATCAGACCGTGGTGCCGCAGGGTGGCACCGTGATGGTCTACAAGCTCACGAAGTGA
- the aldA gene encoding aldehyde dehydrogenase, with amino-acid sequence MNKSYRNFIGNQFVDSEGGATLEVRNPANNELLGVVPASTPADVDRAVEAARRAQPAWERLPAIERANHLRRIANKIRDNKERLARTITLEQGKILDLARVEVDFTANYMDYMAEWARRIEGEIIPSDRPGETIFLHRKPIGVTAGVLPWNFPFFLIARKMAPALVTGNTIVIKSSEETPLNAVEFAEIVAECGLPTGVFNLVSGAGATGAALCAHKDVGLISFTGSVDTGIRIMETASRNLTRVNLELGGKAPAIVLDDADLELTARALHASRVLNTGQVCNAAERVYVQRGVASALAEKVTALMAETRYGNPIAEQGLHMGPLVNRMGLDKVAALVDSARRQGAEVLTGGKVASREGFHFEPTVLMGCRADMDVMRKEIFGPVLPLQIVEDLDEALALANDSEYGLTSSIFTRDLNAAMKATRELRFGETYINREHFEAMQGFHAGRRKSGIGGADGKHGLYEYTETHVVYLQTT; translated from the coding sequence ATGAACAAGTCGTACCGCAACTTCATCGGCAACCAGTTCGTGGATTCGGAAGGGGGCGCCACCCTCGAGGTGCGCAACCCGGCGAACAACGAGCTCCTCGGCGTCGTGCCCGCTTCCACCCCGGCGGACGTCGACCGTGCCGTCGAAGCCGCCCGTCGCGCCCAGCCGGCGTGGGAAAGGCTGCCGGCGATCGAGCGCGCCAACCACCTGCGGCGGATCGCGAACAAGATCCGCGACAACAAGGAGCGCCTGGCGCGCACGATCACGCTGGAGCAGGGCAAGATCCTCGACCTCGCGCGTGTGGAAGTCGACTTTACGGCCAACTACATGGACTACATGGCCGAATGGGCGCGCCGCATTGAAGGCGAGATCATCCCCAGCGACCGTCCCGGCGAGACCATCTTCCTGCATCGCAAGCCGATCGGCGTCACGGCGGGCGTGCTGCCGTGGAACTTCCCGTTCTTCCTGATCGCCCGCAAGATGGCGCCGGCGCTCGTCACCGGCAACACCATCGTCATCAAGTCGAGCGAGGAGACGCCGCTCAACGCGGTCGAGTTCGCCGAGATCGTCGCCGAGTGCGGCCTGCCGACGGGCGTATTCAACCTCGTCAGTGGCGCCGGTGCCACGGGCGCGGCGCTGTGCGCGCACAAGGACGTCGGCCTCATCAGCTTCACCGGCAGCGTCGACACCGGCATCCGCATCATGGAGACCGCCTCGCGCAACCTGACGCGCGTGAACCTGGAACTGGGCGGCAAGGCGCCGGCCATCGTGCTCGACGACGCCGACCTCGAACTCACCGCGCGCGCCCTGCATGCCTCGCGCGTGCTCAACACGGGGCAGGTGTGCAACGCCGCCGAGCGCGTGTATGTGCAGCGCGGGGTCGCGTCGGCGCTGGCGGAGAAGGTCACCGCGCTGATGGCCGAAACGCGTTACGGCAACCCGATCGCGGAGCAGGGCCTGCACATGGGCCCGCTGGTGAACCGGATGGGCCTCGACAAGGTCGCCGCGCTGGTCGACAGCGCGCGCCGCCAGGGTGCGGAAGTGCTCACCGGCGGCAAGGTCGCGAGCCGCGAAGGCTTCCACTTCGAGCCGACCGTGCTGATGGGCTGCCGCGCCGACATGGACGTGATGCGGAAGGAAATCTTCGGCCCGGTGCTGCCGCTGCAGATCGTCGAAGATCTCGACGAAGCCCTCGCGCTCGCCAATGACTCCGAGTACGGCCTGACCTCGTCGATCTTCACGCGCGACCTCAACGCGGCGATGAAGGCCACGCGTGAGCTGCGTTTTGGCGAAACCTACATCAACCGCGAGCACTTCGAGGCGATGCAGGGCTTCCATGCCGGCCGGCGCAAGTCCGGCATCGGCGGGGCCGACGGCAAGCACGGCCTGTACGAGTACACCGAGACGCACGTGGTCTATCTCCAGACCACCTGA
- a CDS encoding transporter yields the protein MKDRKSVNKSCVRKVVQGAVVAALCAGATVANAQITRGFIAPHEYSLPDPNGMAPWNVFVEYATLQKTNDNWNAKGDKKKSDDVEQFVGLSKYVHFWSLTPTVGMGWELIVPEVSVRNRTADASVSGIGDPITGPALWIKPNANWTLGLDFFVQLPVGDQSLRTTRWNTIGSVFWDAQYDKFNYTGNLGYQFPGPTDKATTARPAQNWYFNNRFGYRVSELVEPYVGVDYEWQDSKSGNPRNHELGGAAGVMFHMMKTSTLAVHYQWGIEGENRPRSNNLNLRWVYVF from the coding sequence GTGAAAGACCGGAAGAGCGTCAACAAGTCGTGTGTCAGGAAGGTGGTCCAGGGGGCCGTCGTCGCGGCCTTGTGTGCGGGAGCGACTGTCGCGAATGCGCAGATCACCCGCGGCTTCATCGCGCCGCATGAATACTCGCTTCCCGACCCCAACGGCATGGCACCGTGGAACGTGTTCGTGGAATATGCCACCCTGCAGAAGACCAACGACAACTGGAACGCCAAGGGCGACAAGAAGAAGTCGGACGACGTCGAGCAGTTCGTCGGACTCTCCAAGTATGTTCACTTCTGGAGCCTGACGCCGACGGTAGGCATGGGGTGGGAACTCATCGTTCCCGAGGTCAGCGTCCGCAACAGGACCGCGGACGCTTCGGTGAGCGGGATCGGGGACCCGATCACCGGTCCCGCGCTGTGGATCAAACCCAACGCGAACTGGACGCTCGGCCTCGACTTCTTCGTCCAGTTGCCGGTCGGCGACCAGAGTCTCCGCACGACGCGCTGGAATACGATCGGCTCGGTGTTCTGGGACGCGCAGTACGACAAGTTCAACTACACGGGAAACCTCGGCTACCAGTTCCCCGGGCCGACGGACAAGGCGACAACAGCGCGGCCCGCGCAGAACTGGTATTTCAACAACCGCTTCGGATATCGTGTTTCCGAACTGGTCGAGCCGTATGTCGGGGTCGACTACGAGTGGCAGGACAGCAAATCGGGCAATCCGCGCAACCACGAGCTGGGCGGAGCGGCCGGGGTGATGTTCCACATGATGAAGACCTCGACGCTGGCTGTTCATTACCAGTGGGGCATCGAGGGCGAAAACCGGCCCAGGTCCAACAACCTGAACCTGCGCTGGGTGTACGTCTTCTAA
- a CDS encoding quinone oxidoreductase: protein MPNTFPTTESVIRIHAPGGAEALQLDEIEVGWPGPGEIRIRHRACGLNFIDVYYRSGLYPLDMPAGIGMEGAGIVEAVGEGVTHLQPGDRAAYACQPPGAYCTARVMPAKNVVRLPDGIDFETGAAMMLKGLTVQYLLRKTQPQGGLQPGDFVLFHAAAGGVGLIACQWARAMGLQLIGTAGAPEKCELALRHGAAHAIDYRREDFVARVAEITGGRGVKVVYDSVGQDTFAGSLQCLRPFGLLAVFGSSSGPVPSFGLQLLAAKSLYVSRPTLFTHLATREATQEMADDLFGMVARGDVRIPVERRYALTEAVQAHRDLEARRTTGCSVLLP from the coding sequence ATGCCAAACACGTTTCCGACAACCGAAAGTGTGATCCGCATCCATGCGCCAGGCGGGGCGGAGGCGCTGCAACTCGATGAAATTGAGGTCGGATGGCCGGGGCCCGGCGAGATCCGTATCCGGCACCGTGCATGCGGCCTCAATTTCATCGATGTGTATTACCGGAGCGGACTCTATCCCCTGGACATGCCTGCCGGGATCGGCATGGAAGGTGCCGGCATCGTGGAGGCCGTGGGGGAGGGGGTGACCCACCTTCAGCCCGGCGATCGCGCGGCCTACGCCTGTCAGCCGCCCGGTGCGTACTGCACGGCCCGCGTGATGCCGGCGAAGAACGTCGTGCGGCTGCCCGACGGGATCGACTTCGAGACCGGCGCGGCGATGATGCTCAAGGGCCTCACCGTGCAATATCTGCTGCGCAAGACGCAGCCGCAGGGCGGGCTGCAGCCGGGCGACTTCGTGCTCTTCCACGCCGCGGCGGGCGGGGTCGGACTGATCGCCTGCCAGTGGGCGCGCGCGATGGGCCTGCAACTCATCGGTACCGCGGGGGCGCCGGAAAAATGCGAACTCGCGCTGCGCCACGGTGCGGCCCACGCCATCGATTACCGCCGCGAGGACTTCGTCGCACGCGTCGCCGAGATCACCGGGGGGCGCGGCGTGAAGGTCGTGTACGACTCGGTCGGCCAGGACACTTTCGCCGGCTCGCTGCAGTGCCTGCGCCCCTTCGGGCTGCTCGCGGTGTTCGGTTCGTCGTCCGGGCCCGTGCCGTCCTTCGGTCTGCAACTGCTCGCCGCGAAGTCGCTCTACGTCAGCCGCCCGACTCTCTTCACGCATCTCGCGACTCGCGAGGCCACGCAGGAAATGGCCGACGACCTGTTCGGCATGGTCGCGCGCGGCGACGTCAGGATTCCGGTCGAGCGCCGCTACGCGCTCACCGAAGCGGTGCAGGCCCACCGGGACCTGGAGGCGCGCCGCACGACAGGTTGCAGCGTGCTGCTGCCGTAG
- a CDS encoding response regulator transcription factor, whose amino-acid sequence MAATLEGLRLVLADDHAVVRMGFRMLLEGAGAEVVAEAASGEAALAAFARHRPDVLVMDVTMPGLGGLGALERLLAHHEEARVLMLSAHDDTQVPARALKAGAAGYLSKRAQPAELVRAVAQVARGRRYVDPDIAAQLALARFGDAADPVAALTDKEFAVFLQLAKGRDVRQVADSHGVSASTVGTHLYHIKQKLQAGNAAQLALIAVRAGLIEA is encoded by the coding sequence ATGGCAGCCACGCTCGAAGGTCTGCGCCTCGTCCTTGCCGACGATCATGCCGTCGTGCGCATGGGATTTCGCATGCTGCTCGAAGGGGCGGGTGCCGAAGTCGTTGCCGAAGCCGCGTCCGGCGAGGCCGCGCTCGCGGCCTTCGCCAGGCACCGTCCGGACGTGCTGGTCATGGACGTGACGATGCCGGGCCTCGGCGGCCTGGGCGCACTGGAGCGCCTGCTGGCGCATCACGAGGAGGCCCGCGTGCTGATGCTGTCCGCGCACGACGACACGCAGGTGCCGGCGCGTGCGCTGAAGGCAGGGGCGGCCGGCTACCTCTCCAAGCGTGCCCAGCCGGCCGAGCTGGTGCGCGCAGTGGCCCAGGTGGCGCGCGGGCGGCGCTACGTCGATCCGGACATCGCCGCGCAACTGGCGCTCGCCCGGTTCGGCGACGCTGCCGACCCCGTCGCCGCCCTCACCGACAAGGAGTTCGCGGTGTTCCTGCAACTCGCGAAGGGCCGCGACGTCCGCCAGGTCGCGGACTCGCATGGCGTCAGCGCGAGCACCGTGGGCACGCATCTCTACCACATCAAGCAGAAGCTGCAGGCGGGGAATGCGGCGCAGCTCGCGCTGATCGCCGTGCGTGCGGGACTCATCGAGGCCTAG
- a CDS encoding IS1182 family transposase — protein sequence MTSYLPYCPQQQMLLPQALQEWLPEGHLAYFISDAVDGLDLSAFHTRYAGGGPRNQPFHPAMMVKVLLYAYATGVFSSRKIARKLHEDVAFRVLAAGNFPAHRTLSDFRAVHLKELSELFVQVVRLAREMGLVKLGTVAIDGTKVKANASRHKAMSYGHMVKAEAELKRQIEALLNRAKAADDAERNEPELDVPAEIARREARLTAIAEARARLEQRQREADQARGRSDDDDRRPRGGDGKPKGGRYKRDFGVPEDKAQENFTDPDSRTMKRAGGGFDPGYNAQTAVDETAHIIVAAELSNNASDAGLLPGMLQVVRDTLAQRPRQALADTGYRSEQTFRELDGCGTELVVALGREGKRRLGFDRERSPHTAQMADKLDSEAGKTAYRKRKWIAEPPNGWIKNVLGFRQFSLRGLERVKAEWKLVCMALNLRRMSTLRTA from the coding sequence ATGACGAGCTATCTGCCCTATTGCCCGCAGCAGCAGATGCTGCTGCCCCAGGCGCTGCAGGAGTGGCTACCCGAAGGCCACCTGGCGTACTTCATTAGCGACGCGGTCGACGGATTGGACCTGAGCGCGTTCCACACCCGGTATGCCGGGGGCGGACCGCGCAACCAGCCGTTTCATCCGGCCATGATGGTCAAGGTGCTGCTGTATGCGTACGCCACGGGCGTGTTCAGCTCGCGCAAGATCGCGCGCAAGCTGCACGAGGATGTGGCGTTCCGGGTGCTGGCGGCAGGCAACTTCCCGGCCCACCGCACGCTCAGCGACTTTCGCGCTGTCCACTTGAAGGAGCTGAGCGAGTTGTTCGTGCAGGTGGTGCGACTGGCTCGCGAGATGGGGCTGGTGAAGCTCGGGACGGTGGCCATCGACGGCACCAAGGTCAAGGCGAACGCCAGCCGCCACAAGGCGATGAGTTACGGCCACATGGTGAAGGCGGAGGCCGAATTGAAACGGCAGATCGAGGCGCTGCTCAATCGGGCCAAGGCCGCCGACGACGCCGAGAGGAACGAGCCCGAGCTGGATGTGCCGGCCGAGATCGCGCGGCGCGAGGCGCGGCTGACGGCGATTGCCGAAGCCCGGGCGCGGCTCGAGCAGCGCCAGCGCGAGGCCGATCAGGCGCGCGGGCGCAGCGACGATGACGACCGCCGTCCGCGCGGCGGTGACGGCAAACCGAAGGGTGGGCGCTACAAGCGCGACTTCGGGGTGCCCGAGGACAAGGCACAGGAGAACTTCACGGATCCAGACAGCCGCACCATGAAGCGCGCCGGCGGCGGGTTCGATCCGGGCTACAACGCCCAGACGGCGGTCGACGAGACCGCCCACATCATCGTGGCGGCCGAACTGAGCAACAACGCCAGCGACGCCGGGCTACTGCCGGGGATGTTGCAGGTCGTGCGCGACACCCTCGCGCAGCGCCCGCGCCAGGCGCTGGCCGACACCGGCTACCGCTCGGAGCAGACGTTCCGGGAGCTCGACGGCTGCGGGACCGAACTGGTGGTGGCGCTGGGCCGGGAAGGCAAGCGCCGACTCGGTTTCGACCGTGAACGCAGTCCGCACACCGCGCAGATGGCCGACAAGCTCGATAGCGAGGCGGGCAAGACGGCTTACCGAAAACGGAAATGGATCGCCGAACCGCCCAACGGCTGGATCAAGAACGTATTGGGATTCCGGCAGTTCAGCCTGC